A stretch of Vigna angularis cultivar LongXiaoDou No.4 chromosome 4, ASM1680809v1, whole genome shotgun sequence DNA encodes these proteins:
- the LOC128196235 gene encoding uncharacterized protein LOC128196235: MEIFKKLEINIPFSEALQQMCSYAKFLKEILTKKRKYIEEESIEVQGNYSAIIQKILPPKFKDPGSFTIPCTIRKLAVGKALIDMRANINLMSLSMFEKIEGLELKPTRMTLQLTDRSLKYPYGVVEDVFVKENSDVPLILGRPFMKMARVLIDVENDKLKVRVQNEEVNFDVFEAMSHSKDDKSCFHLDALDEVCMIQERMLRCSSPLEKTLIDACEDLNEEEEELIDECLTDLDALKEIPFHEAKIEEINTKEKVKEIKMELKMLPPHLKYVFLEEGGNKPVIISNSLSSNEEEKLVEVLKANKGAIGWSISNLKGISPTYCMHKIFMEDSIN; the protein is encoded by the coding sequence ATggaaattttcaagaaattggagattaacaTACCCTTCTCTGAGGCACTGCAACAAATGTGttcatatgctaaatttttgaaggaaattCTCACAAAGAAGAGGAAATACATTGAAGAAGAATCTATTGAAGTGCAAGGGAACTATAGTGCTATCATACAGAAAATCTTACCtcctaagtttaaagatccaggaagcttcaccaTTCCATGCACTATAAGGAAGTTAGCTGTTGGAAAGGCTTTGATTGATATGAGAGCCAACATCAACTTAATGTCGCTCTCTATGTTTGAAAAGATTGAAGGTTTGGAACTCAAGCCTACTCGGATGACTCTCCAATTAACGGATAGATCTCTTAAATACCCTTATGGGGTGGTTGAAGATGTGTTTGTCAAAGAAAATAGTGATgtgcctctcattcttgggagacccTTTATGAAAATGGCTAGAGTcttaattgatgtggagaatgacAAACTCAAGGTGAGAGTACaaaatgaagaagtgaattttgatgTGTTTGAAGCCATGTCTCATTCAAAAGATGATAAGTCATGTTTTCATCTTGACGCATTAGATGAGGTATGTATGATTCAGGAGAGGATGTTACGCTGTTCTTCACCTTTGGAGAAAACgctcattgatgcatgtgaagatttgaatgaggaagaagaggaattGATTGATGAGTGCTTGACTGACTTAGATGCATTAAAAGAAATCCCTTTTCATGAGGCGAAAATTGAAGAGATTAATACCAAGGAAAAAGTCAAGGAAATTAAAATGGAACTGAAGATGTTACCTCCacatttaaagtatgttttcttAGAAGAAGGTGGGAATAAACCAGTGATCATCAGTAATTCTTTATCCtccaatgaagaagaaaagttggtggAAGTACTAAAAGCCAACAAAGGAGCTATTGGATGGTCAATTTCTAATCTCAAAGGCATaagcccaacttattgcatgcacaaaatATTCATGGAAGATAGTATAAACTAG